Proteins encoded by one window of Pseudomonas sp. LS44:
- a CDS encoding phospholipid-binding protein MlaC → MIHALRRGLLVLLAVFPLFALAAPAAQEVVKRTTDEMLQDLKSNRDQYRTNPSAFYDALNRIIGPVVDTDGISRSIMTVKYSRGATPEQMTRFQENFKRSLMQFYGNALLEYDNQDIRVLPGGKQADPERTSVNMEVRDSKGTVYPVTYTMVQIKGEWMLRNVTINGINIGKLFRDQFADSMQKNGNDLNKTIDGWAQVVANAKTSDAGQKAAGHE, encoded by the coding sequence ATGATCCATGCCCTGCGCCGTGGCCTGCTGGTACTGCTGGCCGTGTTCCCGCTGTTCGCTCTGGCCGCTCCGGCGGCGCAAGAGGTGGTGAAGCGCACCACGGATGAAATGCTCCAGGACCTGAAATCCAACAGGGATCAGTACCGCACCAATCCGAGTGCGTTCTACGACGCGCTGAATCGCATCATCGGTCCGGTGGTGGACACCGATGGTATTTCGCGCAGCATCATGACCGTCAAATACTCGCGCGGCGCGACCCCCGAGCAGATGACCCGCTTCCAAGAGAACTTCAAACGCAGCCTGATGCAGTTCTACGGCAACGCGCTGTTGGAATACGACAACCAGGACATTCGCGTCCTGCCAGGCGGCAAGCAAGCCGATCCGGAGCGCACCAGCGTGAATATGGAAGTGCGTGACAGCAAAGGCACGGTCTACCCGGTGACCTACACCATGGTGCAGATCAAGGGTGAATGGATGCTCCGCAACGTCACCATCAATGGCATCAATATCGGCAAGCTGTTCCGCGATCAATTCGCCGATAGCATGCAAAAGAATGGCAATGATCTGAACAAGACCATCGATGGCTGGGCGCAAGTAGTAGCCAATGCCAAGACTTCCGATGCCGGCCAGAAGGCTGCGGGCCATGAGTGA
- a CDS encoding lipid asymmetry maintenance protein MlaB, whose amino-acid sequence MSEASIRQAEAGVLRLEGVLDYRSGPQLREEGGRLIRAAEGAELLLDCSAVEHSSSVGLSLLLAFMRDAAALGKRLVFRGLPQDMRKIAKVSGLDEVLPLQD is encoded by the coding sequence ATGAGTGAAGCCAGCATTCGCCAGGCAGAAGCCGGCGTGCTGCGGCTTGAGGGGGTGCTGGACTATCGCTCCGGCCCCCAATTGCGTGAAGAGGGCGGTCGATTGATTCGTGCCGCCGAGGGTGCCGAGTTGCTGCTCGATTGCTCGGCGGTCGAGCATTCGAGTAGCGTTGGCCTGTCGCTGTTGCTGGCGTTTATGCGCGACGCCGCGGCGCTGGGCAAGCGTCTGGTATTTCGCGGGCTGCCGCAAGATATGCGCAAAATCGCCAAGGTCTCCGGCCTGGACGAGGTGCTTCCGCTCCAAGATTGA
- a CDS encoding BolA family protein, which produces MQAVEVKNLLEAKLADTQVEVEGEGCNFQLNLIGDELASLGPVKRQQQVYAHLNPWIADGSIHAVTMKFFSRAAWAERS; this is translated from the coding sequence ATGCAGGCCGTAGAAGTAAAAAACCTCCTCGAGGCAAAGTTGGCGGATACCCAGGTGGAAGTTGAAGGCGAAGGCTGCAATTTTCAGTTGAACCTGATCGGCGATGAGCTGGCCAGCCTGGGCCCGGTAAAACGCCAGCAACAGGTCTATGCCCATCTGAACCCCTGGATCGCCGATGGCAGCATCCATGCGGTGACCATGAAATTCTTCAGCCGCGCGGCCTGGGCCGAGCGCTCCTAA
- the murA gene encoding UDP-N-acetylglucosamine 1-carboxyvinyltransferase — protein sequence MDKLIITGGVRLNGEIRISGAKNSALPILAATLLADEPVTVCNLPHLHDITTMIELFGRMGVEPVVDEKLSVEVDASTIKTLVAPYELVKTMRASILVLGPMVAHFGEAEVALPGGCAIGSRPVDLHIRGLEAMGAQIEVEGGYIKAKAPEGGLRGAHFFFDTVSVTGTENIMMAATLAKGRSVLENAAREPEVVDLANCLIAMGAKIQGAGTDTITIDGVERLHGARYNVMPDRIETGTYLVAAAATGGRVKLKDTDPTILEAVLAKLQEAGAEITSGSDWIELDMHGKRPKAVNLRTAPYPAFPTDMQAQFIALNAIAEGTGTVIETVFENRFMHVYEMTRMGAQIMVEGNTAIVSGAPSLKGAPVMATDLRASASLVIAALVADGDTLIDRIYHIDRGYECIEEKLQLLGAKIRRVPA from the coding sequence ATGGATAAACTGATTATTACCGGCGGCGTGCGCCTGAATGGCGAAATTCGCATTTCCGGGGCGAAGAACTCGGCCCTGCCGATTCTCGCCGCCACCTTGCTGGCCGATGAGCCGGTGACGGTCTGCAACCTGCCGCACCTGCACGACATCACCACCATGATCGAGCTGTTCGGCCGCATGGGTGTCGAGCCGGTCGTTGATGAAAAGCTCAGCGTCGAAGTCGATGCCAGTACCATCAAAACCCTCGTGGCGCCGTACGAACTGGTGAAAACCATGCGCGCCTCGATCCTCGTACTTGGCCCGATGGTCGCGCATTTCGGCGAAGCCGAAGTGGCCCTGCCGGGCGGTTGCGCCATCGGCTCGCGGCCGGTCGACCTGCACATTCGCGGCCTCGAAGCCATGGGCGCGCAGATCGAAGTCGAAGGTGGCTACATCAAGGCCAAGGCGCCGGAAGGTGGCTTGCGCGGTGCGCACTTCTTCTTCGATACCGTCAGCGTGACCGGTACCGAGAACATCATGATGGCCGCCACGCTGGCCAAAGGCCGCAGCGTGCTGGAAAACGCCGCGCGTGAGCCGGAAGTGGTCGACCTGGCCAACTGCCTGATCGCCATGGGCGCGAAGATCCAGGGCGCTGGCACCGACACCATCACCATCGACGGTGTTGAGCGTCTGCACGGCGCGCGCTACAACGTCATGCCTGATCGTATTGAAACCGGCACCTACCTGGTCGCTGCGGCGGCTACCGGTGGCCGGGTCAAGCTGAAGGATACCGATCCGACCATTCTTGAAGCCGTACTCGCCAAGCTGCAGGAAGCGGGCGCCGAGATCACCAGCGGTTCCGACTGGATCGAGCTGGACATGCACGGTAAGCGCCCCAAGGCCGTCAACCTGCGCACCGCACCGTACCCGGCGTTCCCGACCGACATGCAGGCGCAGTTCATCGCCCTCAATGCCATCGCCGAAGGCACCGGCACGGTCATCGAAACGGTCTTCGAGAACCGCTTCATGCACGTCTATGAAATGACCCGCATGGGCGCGCAGATCATGGTCGAAGGCAACACTGCGATTGTCAGCGGCGCACCGTCTTTGAAGGGTGCGCCAGTCATGGCGACCGACCTGCGGGCTTCGGCCAGCCTGGTCATCGCCGCGCTGGTGGCCGATGGCGATACGCTGATCGACCGCATTTACCACATCGACCGTGGTTACGAGTGCATCGAAGAAAAACTGCAGCTGTTAGGCGCCAAGATCCGCCGCGTACCGGCATGA
- the hisG gene encoding ATP phosphoribosyltransferase, translating into MLTIALSKGRILDDTLPLLAAAGIVPTENPDKSRKLIIPTTQADVRLLIIRATDVPTYVEHGAADLGVAGKDVLMEYGGQGLYEPLDLRIAQCKLMTAGCVGAPEPKGRLRVATKFVNVAKRYYAEQGRQVDVIKLYGSMELAPLVGLADKIIDVVDTGNTLRANGLEAQELIATISSRLVVNKASMKMQHARIQTLIDTLRAAVESRHPS; encoded by the coding sequence ATGCTGACCATCGCGCTATCCAAAGGCCGTATCCTCGATGACACCCTGCCACTGCTGGCCGCGGCCGGCATCGTGCCGACCGAGAATCCGGACAAGAGCCGCAAGCTGATCATCCCCACTACCCAGGCCGATGTACGTCTGTTGATCATCCGTGCCACCGACGTGCCGACCTATGTCGAGCACGGCGCCGCCGACCTTGGCGTGGCAGGCAAGGATGTGCTGATGGAGTACGGTGGCCAGGGCCTGTATGAGCCGCTGGATCTGCGTATCGCCCAATGCAAGCTGATGACCGCCGGATGTGTCGGCGCGCCTGAGCCAAAGGGACGTCTGCGGGTGGCGACCAAATTCGTCAATGTCGCCAAGCGTTACTACGCCGAGCAAGGCCGCCAGGTCGATGTCATCAAGCTGTATGGCTCGATGGAACTGGCCCCGCTGGTGGGGTTGGCCGACAAGATCATCGACGTGGTCGACACCGGCAACACCCTGCGCGCCAACGGTCTGGAGGCGCAGGAATTGATTGCCACCATCAGCTCGCGGCTGGTGGTCAACAAGGCCTCGATGAAAATGCAGCACGCGCGCATCCAGACGTTGATCGACACCTTGCGCGCCGCCGTCGAATCGCGACACCCCAGCTGA
- the hisD gene encoding histidinol dehydrogenase, which yields MTTAPIAIRRLNASDADFATHLDHLLSWESVSDDGVNQRVLEIIAGVRQRGDAALVEYTQRFDGLEVASMADLILPRERLELALTRITEAQRSALEQAAERVRSYHEKQKQDSWTYTEADGTLLGQKVTPLDRAGLYVPGGKASYPSSVLMNAIPAKVAGVPEVVMVVPIPRGEINEIVLAAAAIAGVDRVFTIGGAQAVAALAYGTESVPAVDKIVGPGNIYVATAKRHVFGKVGIDMIAGPSEILVVCDGHTDPDWIAMDLFSQAEHDEDAQAILVSPDAAFLDKVAASIAKLLPSMERAEIIRTSVEGRGALIQVADMAQAIEVANRIAPEHLELSVADPDQYLPQIRHAGAIFMGRYTAEALGDYCAGPNHVLPTSGTARFSSPLGVYDFQKRSSIIHCSADGASELGKVASILARGESLTAHARSAEYRIKN from the coding sequence ATGACCACCGCTCCCATCGCCATCCGCCGACTCAACGCCAGCGATGCTGATTTCGCCACGCATCTGGACCATCTGCTGAGCTGGGAAAGCGTGTCGGACGACGGCGTCAATCAGCGTGTGCTGGAAATCATCGCTGGCGTACGCCAGCGCGGCGATGCCGCCCTGGTCGAATACACCCAGCGTTTCGATGGCCTGGAAGTCGCCAGCATGGCCGACCTGATCCTGCCGCGCGAACGCCTGGAACTGGCTCTGACGCGCATCACCGAAGCCCAGCGCAGCGCGCTGGAGCAAGCGGCTGAGCGAGTGCGCAGCTACCACGAGAAGCAGAAGCAGGATTCCTGGACCTACACCGAGGCCGACGGCACGCTGCTCGGCCAGAAAGTCACGCCGCTCGATCGCGCCGGCCTGTACGTGCCGGGTGGCAAGGCGTCCTATCCCTCGTCGGTATTGATGAATGCGATCCCAGCCAAGGTCGCCGGCGTCCCGGAAGTGGTCATGGTGGTGCCGATTCCGCGCGGCGAGATCAATGAAATCGTCCTTGCCGCCGCGGCCATCGCCGGGGTCGATCGGGTGTTCACCATCGGCGGCGCCCAGGCCGTGGCAGCCTTGGCCTACGGCACCGAAAGCGTGCCAGCGGTGGACAAGATCGTCGGCCCGGGCAACATCTATGTCGCGACCGCCAAGCGCCACGTGTTCGGCAAGGTCGGCATCGACATGATCGCCGGGCCTTCGGAAATTCTCGTGGTCTGCGATGGCCACACCGATCCGGACTGGATCGCCATGGACCTGTTCTCCCAAGCCGAGCACGACGAGGACGCCCAGGCGATCCTGGTCAGTCCGGATGCGGCGTTCCTCGATAAGGTCGCGGCGAGCATTGCCAAGCTGCTGCCGAGCATGGAACGCGCCGAGATCATTCGCACCTCGGTCGAAGGGCGTGGTGCGTTGATTCAGGTGGCGGACATGGCCCAGGCCATCGAAGTGGCCAACCGCATTGCCCCGGAACACCTGGAGCTGTCGGTCGCCGACCCCGATCAATATCTGCCGCAGATCCGCCATGCCGGCGCGATCTTCATGGGCCGCTATACCGCCGAGGCGCTGGGCGACTACTGCGCCGGGCCGAACCACGTGCTGCCCACGTCGGGCACTGCACGGTTTTCCTCGCCGCTAGGCGTGTACGACTTCCAGAAGCGCTCGTCGATCATCCATTGCTCGGCCGATGGCGCGTCGGAGTTGGGTAAGGTCGCCTCGATACTGGCTCGCGGCGAGTCGCTGACCGCCCATGCGCGCAGTGCCGAGTACCGCATCAAGAACTGA
- the hisC gene encoding histidinol-phosphate transaminase yields MSKFWSPFVKDLVPYVPGEQPKLAKLVKLNTNENPYGPSPKALAAMQAELSDNLRLYPDPNGERLKQAVADYYGVQTNQVFVGNGSDEVLAHAFHGLFQHSQPLLFPDVTYSFYPVYCGLYGIPFEALALDEQFQIRVEDYARPNGGIVFPNPNAPTGCLLPLEAIERLLQASPDSVVLVDEAYIDFGGETAISLVDKYPNLLVAQTLSKSRSLAGLRVGLAVGHPELIEALERIKNSFNSYPLDRIAIAGAAAALEDRAYFEATCAQVIASREQVVAGLQALGFEVLPSAANFVFARHPQEDAAQLAATLREQGVIVRHFKQARIAQFLRITIGTPEQNQALLDALRDR; encoded by the coding sequence ATGAGCAAATTCTGGAGCCCCTTCGTCAAAGACCTGGTGCCTTACGTGCCAGGCGAGCAGCCGAAACTGGCCAAGCTGGTCAAGCTGAACACCAACGAAAACCCCTACGGCCCATCGCCCAAGGCGCTGGCCGCCATGCAGGCCGAGTTGAGCGACAACCTGCGGCTGTACCCGGACCCTAACGGTGAGCGCCTCAAGCAGGCAGTCGCCGACTATTACGGCGTGCAAACCAACCAGGTGTTCGTCGGCAACGGCTCCGACGAGGTGTTGGCGCATGCCTTTCACGGCCTGTTCCAGCACAGCCAGCCGCTGCTGTTTCCGGACGTGACCTACAGCTTCTATCCGGTCTACTGCGGGCTGTACGGCATTCCCTTCGAGGCGCTGGCGCTGGACGAGCAGTTCCAGATCCGTGTCGAGGACTATGCGCGGCCGAATGGCGGCATCGTCTTCCCCAATCCCAACGCGCCGACCGGCTGCCTGCTGCCGCTGGAGGCGATCGAGCGCCTGCTGCAAGCCAGTCCGGATTCGGTGGTGCTGGTCGATGAAGCCTATATCGACTTTGGCGGCGAGACGGCGATTAGCCTGGTCGACAAGTACCCGAACCTGTTGGTCGCGCAGACGTTGTCCAAGTCGCGCTCGCTGGCTGGCTTGCGCGTTGGCCTGGCAGTCGGTCACCCGGAGCTGATCGAGGCGCTGGAACGGATCAAGAACAGCTTCAACTCCTATCCGCTGGATCGCATCGCCATCGCTGGCGCCGCCGCCGCGCTCGAGGATCGGGCCTATTTCGAAGCCACCTGCGCGCAGGTCATTGCCAGCCGTGAACAGGTGGTGGCGGGCTTGCAGGCGCTGGGTTTCGAGGTGTTGCCGTCGGCGGCCAACTTCGTCTTCGCCCGGCATCCGCAGGAAGATGCGGCGCAGCTGGCGGCGACTTTGCGCGAGCAAGGGGTGATCGTGCGGCACTTCAAGCAAGCGCGGATCGCTCAATTCCTGCGCATCACCATCGGCACGCCGGAGCAGAACCAGGCACTGCTGGATGCGTTGCGCGACCGCTAG
- the algW gene encoding Do family serine endopeptidase AlgW, with the protein MFKALRFLGWPLLAGVLLALLIIQRYPQWVGLPQQDVHMQQAPRYNLLKQGPTSYSQAVGIAAPAVANLYTTKYVNRPAHPLFNDPQFRRFFGDNLPKQRRMESSLGSAVIMSPEGYLLTNNHVTAGADQIVVALKDGRETLARVIGSDPETDLAVLKIDLKDLPAITLGRSDAISIGDVALAIGNPFGVGQTVTMGIISATGRNQLGLNTYEDFIQTDAAINPGNSGGALVDAQGNLIGINTAILSKSSGSQGIGFAIPTKLALEVMRAIIEHGSVIRGWLGIEVQPLTPELAESFGLEGRPGIVVAGIYRDGPAQKAGLQPGDLILSIDGEAASDGRRSMNQVARTKPGQQVNIEVLRNGKSLKLAAEVGLRAPQAPLPTEESDDR; encoded by the coding sequence ATGTTCAAGGCCCTGCGCTTCCTCGGTTGGCCATTGCTGGCCGGTGTTTTGCTCGCGTTATTGATTATCCAGCGTTACCCGCAGTGGGTCGGCCTGCCGCAGCAGGACGTGCACATGCAGCAGGCGCCCCGCTACAACCTCCTCAAGCAAGGCCCGACTTCCTACTCCCAGGCCGTGGGAATTGCTGCACCGGCGGTGGCCAACTTGTATACCACCAAGTACGTCAACCGCCCGGCCCATCCGCTGTTCAACGACCCGCAATTCCGCCGCTTCTTCGGCGACAACCTGCCCAAGCAACGGCGCATGGAATCGAGCCTCGGCTCGGCGGTAATCATGAGCCCGGAAGGCTACTTGCTGACCAACAACCACGTGACCGCCGGCGCCGATCAGATCGTCGTGGCCTTGAAAGATGGTCGGGAAACCCTCGCCCGGGTGATCGGCAGCGACCCAGAAACCGACTTGGCGGTGCTGAAGATCGACCTCAAGGATCTGCCGGCAATCACCCTCGGGCGCTCCGATGCGATCAGCATCGGCGACGTTGCCCTGGCGATTGGTAACCCATTCGGCGTCGGCCAGACGGTCACCATGGGCATCATCAGCGCCACCGGGCGCAACCAACTGGGCCTCAATACCTACGAAGACTTCATTCAGACCGACGCGGCGATCAACCCCGGTAACTCCGGCGGCGCGCTGGTCGACGCCCAGGGCAATCTGATCGGCATCAATACCGCGATCCTCTCCAAGTCCAGCGGCTCGCAAGGCATCGGCTTTGCCATTCCGACCAAACTGGCGCTGGAAGTGATGCGCGCAATCATCGAGCACGGTTCGGTGATCCGTGGCTGGCTAGGCATCGAAGTCCAGCCGCTGACACCGGAGCTCGCCGAGTCCTTCGGTCTCGAAGGTCGCCCGGGCATCGTGGTGGCCGGCATCTACCGCGATGGTCCGGCGCAAAAGGCCGGGCTGCAGCCCGGCGATTTGATCCTCAGCATCGACGGCGAGGCCGCCAGCGATGGACGCCGCTCGATGAACCAGGTGGCGCGCACCAAGCCCGGCCAGCAGGTCAATATTGAAGTCCTGCGCAACGGCAAGTCGCTTAAGCTCGCCGCCGAGGTCGGTTTGCGCGCCCCGCAGGCGCCGCTGCCCACCGAAGAAAGTGACGACCGCTAA
- a CDS encoding Nif3-like dinuclear metal center hexameric protein produces the protein MAIALTTLVEEADRYLEAARISDYCPNGLQVEGRPQVRRIVSGVTASQALLDAAVEAGADVVLVHHGYFWKGENPCVTGMKQRRLKTLLSNDISLLAYHLPLDLHAEVGNNVQLARQLDIVVEGPLEPGNPRTVGLVGALAEPLSPRDFARRVQEVLGREPLLVEGPGMIRRIGWCTGGGQGYIDQAAAAGVDLYLTGEASEQTFHSARENAISFIAAGHHATERYGVQALGDYLARRFALEHLFIDCPNPV, from the coding sequence ATGGCCATTGCCCTGACCACTCTGGTCGAAGAAGCCGACCGTTATCTGGAGGCTGCACGCATCAGCGATTACTGCCCGAACGGCTTGCAAGTCGAGGGGCGACCGCAGGTGCGGCGCATCGTCAGTGGCGTGACGGCCAGCCAGGCGCTGCTCGACGCAGCGGTCGAGGCAGGTGCGGATGTGGTGCTGGTCCATCATGGCTATTTCTGGAAGGGCGAGAACCCCTGCGTCACGGGCATGAAACAGCGTCGCCTGAAGACGTTGCTGAGCAACGACATTAGCCTGCTGGCCTATCACTTGCCGCTCGACCTGCATGCGGAAGTGGGCAACAACGTCCAGCTGGCGCGGCAACTCGACATCGTCGTGGAAGGGCCATTGGAGCCCGGCAATCCGCGCACGGTCGGTTTGGTCGGCGCGCTCGCCGAGCCGCTGAGTCCGCGCGATTTTGCCCGTCGCGTGCAAGAAGTTCTGGGCCGTGAACCGCTGCTGGTAGAAGGTCCTGGCATGATTCGCCGAATTGGCTGGTGCACCGGTGGGGGCCAGGGCTATATCGATCAAGCGGCCGCGGCGGGCGTCGATCTGTACCTGACCGGCGAGGCTTCCGAGCAGACGTTCCACAGCGCTCGGGAAAATGCCATCAGCTTTATCGCCGCCGGTCACCATGCCACCGAACGCTATGGCGTCCAGGCATTGGGTGACTATCTGGCGCGCCGTTTTGCCCTCGAGCACCTGTTCATCGACTGCCCGAATCCGGTCTGA
- the cysD gene encoding sulfate adenylyltransferase subunit CysD, which translates to MLDKLTHLKQLEAESIHIIREVAAEFDNPVMLYSIGKDSAVMLHLARKAFFPGKLPFPVMHVDTRWKFQEMYSFRDKMVAEMGLDLITHINPDGVAQDINPFTHGSAKHTDIMKTEGLKQALDQYGFDAAFGGARRDEEKSRAKERVYSFRDSKHRWDPKNQRPELWNVYNGKVKKGESIRVFPLSNWTELDIWQYIYLEQIPIVPLYFAAEREVIERNGTLVMIDDERILEHLTDEEKARIQKKMVRFRTLGCYPLTGAVESTAASLPEIIQEMLLTRTSERQGRVIDHDGAGSMEEKKRQGYF; encoded by the coding sequence ATGCTCGATAAATTGACGCATCTGAAGCAGTTGGAGGCGGAAAGCATCCACATCATCCGCGAGGTCGCTGCCGAGTTCGACAACCCGGTGATGCTGTACTCCATCGGTAAAGATTCTGCCGTCATGCTGCATCTTGCCCGCAAGGCGTTCTTCCCCGGCAAGCTGCCGTTTCCGGTCATGCACGTCGATACGCGCTGGAAATTCCAGGAGATGTACAGCTTTCGCGACAAGATGGTCGCCGAGATGGGTCTCGACTTGATCACCCACATCAATCCGGATGGCGTGGCGCAGGACATCAACCCGTTCACTCACGGCAGTGCCAAGCACACCGACATCATGAAAACCGAGGGCCTCAAGCAGGCGCTCGACCAGTACGGCTTCGATGCCGCCTTCGGTGGTGCGCGTCGCGATGAAGAGAAATCCCGCGCCAAAGAGCGCGTGTACTCGTTCCGCGACAGCAAGCACCGCTGGGACCCGAAGAACCAGCGCCCCGAGCTGTGGAACGTGTACAACGGCAAGGTCAAGAAGGGTGAGTCGATTCGCGTGTTCCCGCTCTCCAACTGGACCGAGCTGGACATCTGGCAGTACATCTACCTGGAGCAGATCCCGATCGTGCCGCTGTACTTCGCCGCCGAGCGTGAAGTGATCGAGCGCAATGGCACTCTGGTGATGATCGACGACGAGCGCATTCTCGAGCACCTCACCGACGAAGAAAAAGCCCGTATTCAGAAGAAGATGGTGCGTTTCCGCACCCTCGGTTGCTACCCACTGACGGGCGCGGTGGAATCCACCGCTGCCTCCCTGCCGGAAATCATTCAGGAAATGCTCCTGACCCGTACCTCCGAGCGCCAGGGCCGCGTCATCGACCACGATGGGGCTGGTTCCATGGAAGAGAAAAAACGTCAGGGGTACTTTTAA
- the cysN gene encoding sulfate adenylyltransferase subunit CysN, whose amino-acid sequence MSHQSDLISEDILAYLAQHERKELLRFLTCGNVDDGKSTLIGRLLHDSKMIYEDHLEAITRDSKKVGTTGEDIDLALLVDGLQAEREQGITIDVAYRYFSTAKRKFIIADTPGHEQYTRNMATGASTCDLAIILIDARYGVQTQTKRHSFIASLLGIKHIVVAINKMDLKGFDQGVFEQIKADYLKFAEGIALKPSSLHFVPMSALKGDNVVNKSEQSPWYTGQSLMEILETVEVAGDRNFNDLRFPVQYVNRPNLNFRGFAGTLASGIVRKGDEVIALPSGKGSKVKSIVTYEGELEQAGPGQAITLTLEDEIDVSRGDMLVHADNRPQVVDSFDAMLVWMAEEPMLPGKKYDIKRATSYVPGSIASITHRVDVNTLEEGAASSLQLNEIGQVRIALDAPIALDGYAHNRTTGSFIVIDRLTNGTVGAGMIIADAIGAGGSTHHGKLAHVSTEERATRFGQQPATVLFSGLSGAGKSTLAYAVERKLFDLGRAVYVLDGQNLRHDLNKGLPQDRAGRTENWRRAAHVARQFNEAGLLTLAAFVAPDAEGREQTKALIGAERLITVYVQASPAVCRERDPQGLYAAGGDNIPGESFPYDVPLNADLVVDTQSVSVEDGVKLVIDLLRNRGAL is encoded by the coding sequence ATGTCGCACCAATCCGATCTGATCAGCGAAGACATCCTCGCTTACCTGGCCCAGCACGAGCGCAAGGAGCTGCTGCGCTTCCTCACCTGCGGCAACGTCGACGACGGCAAGAGCACCCTGATCGGCCGCTTGCTGCACGACTCCAAGATGATCTACGAAGACCATCTGGAAGCCATCACCCGCGACTCGAAGAAAGTCGGCACCACCGGTGAAGATATCGACCTGGCGCTGCTGGTCGACGGCCTGCAGGCCGAGCGTGAGCAGGGCATCACCATCGACGTGGCGTACCGCTATTTCAGCACCGCCAAGCGCAAGTTCATCATCGCCGACACCCCTGGCCATGAGCAGTACACCCGCAACATGGCCACCGGTGCCTCCACCTGCGACCTGGCGATCATCCTGATCGACGCGCGCTACGGTGTGCAGACCCAGACCAAGCGCCACAGCTTTATCGCCAGCCTGCTGGGTATCAAGCACATAGTCGTGGCCATCAACAAGATGGACTTGAAAGGCTTCGATCAGGGCGTATTCGAGCAGATCAAGGCCGATTACCTGAAGTTCGCCGAAGGTATTGCGCTTAAGCCGAGTTCGCTGCACTTCGTGCCGATGTCGGCGCTCAAGGGCGACAACGTGGTCAACAAGAGCGAGCAGTCGCCTTGGTACACCGGCCAGTCGCTGATGGAAATTCTCGAGACCGTGGAAGTGGCGGGTGATCGCAACTTCAACGACCTGCGCTTCCCGGTGCAGTATGTCAACCGTCCCAACCTGAACTTCCGCGGTTTCGCCGGCACTCTGGCCAGCGGCATCGTGCGCAAGGGCGACGAAGTCATCGCCCTGCCGTCGGGCAAGGGCAGCAAGGTCAAGTCCATCGTCACCTACGAAGGTGAGCTGGAACAGGCCGGTCCGGGCCAGGCGATTACTCTGACCCTGGAAGACGAGATCGACGTCTCCCGTGGCGACATGCTGGTGCACGCCGACAATCGCCCGCAGGTGGTCGACAGCTTCGACGCCATGCTGGTGTGGATGGCCGAAGAGCCGATGCTGCCGGGCAAGAAGTACGACATCAAGCGCGCCACCAGCTATGTGCCGGGCTCGATCGCCAGCATCACCCACCGCGTCGATGTGAATACCCTGGAAGAGGGCGCGGCGAGCAGCTTGCAGCTCAACGAAATCGGCCAGGTGCGCATCGCCCTGGATGCACCGATCGCGCTGGACGGCTATGCGCATAACCGCACCACCGGCTCGTTTATCGTCATTGACCGCCTGACCAACGGCACCGTCGGTGCCGGCATGATCATCGCCGATGCGATAGGCGCTGGTGGCAGCACTCATCACGGCAAGCTGGCTCATGTGTCGACCGAGGAGCGTGCCACGCGCTTCGGCCAGCAACCGGCCACCGTGCTGTTCAGCGGCCTGTCGGGCGCTGGCAAGAGCACCCTGGCCTACGCCGTGGAGCGCAAACTGTTCGACCTGGGCCGTGCGGTGTATGTGCTGGATGGCCAGAACCTGCGCCATGACCTGAACAAGGGCCTGCCGCAGGACCGTGCCGGGCGTACCGAGAACTGGCGGCGTGCCGCCCATGTGGCACGTCAGTTCAACGAAGCCGGCCTGCTGACTCTGGCTGCGTTCGTCGCTCCGGATGCCGAAGGCCGCGAACAGACCAAGGCGCTGATCGGTGCCGAGCGCCTGATCACTGTCTACGTCCAGGCTTCGCCGGCGGTGTGCCGCGAGCGTGATCCGCAGGGCCTGTATGCCGCCGGTGGCGACAATATCCCGGGTGAGTCCTTCCCTTACGATGTGCCGCTGAATGCCGATCTGGTGGTCGACACACAGAGCGTTTCGGTGGAAGACGGCGTCAAGCTGGTGATCGATCTGCTGAGAAACCGTGGCGCGCTGTAG